One genomic segment of Methanothermobacter wolfeii includes these proteins:
- the pcn gene encoding proliferating cell nuclear antigen (pcna): MFKAELNDPNILRTSFDAISSIVDEVQIQTSAEGMRLDALDRSHITYVHLELKADLFDEYVCDEPEKINVDTEELMKVLKRAKANDRLLLSLDEGNLIVQFEGEAVRTFKIRLIDIEYETPSPPEIEYENEFEVPFQLLKDSIADIDIFSDKITFRVDEDRFIASAEGEFGDAQIEYLHGEKINNPARSVYSLDKIKEMLKADKFSETAIINLGNDMPLKLTLKMPSNEGELSFLLAPRIEAEE; the protein is encoded by the coding sequence ATGTTCAAGGCAGAGTTGAATGACCCTAACATTTTAAGGACAAGTTTTGATGCCATATCATCCATTGTGGATGAAGTCCAGATACAGACCAGTGCAGAAGGCATGCGTCTTGACGCCCTTGACAGATCACACATCACATACGTTCATCTTGAACTGAAGGCGGACCTCTTTGATGAATACGTATGCGATGAACCCGAAAAGATCAATGTTGACACAGAGGAACTCATGAAGGTCCTTAAAAGGGCCAAGGCGAATGACAGGCTTCTCCTGTCACTTGATGAGGGGAACCTCATAGTTCAGTTCGAGGGTGAAGCCGTGAGGACCTTCAAGATAAGGCTGATAGACATTGAATACGAGACTCCAAGTCCTCCTGAAATTGAATATGAAAATGAATTTGAGGTCCCATTCCAGCTCCTGAAGGACTCAATAGCTGATATAGATATCTTCTCTGATAAGATAACCTTCCGGGTTGACGAGGACAGATTCATAGCATCTGCCGAGGGAGAGTTCGGGGATGCCCAGATAGAGTACCTCCACGGGGAAAAGATAAATAACCCTGCAAGAAGCGTTTACTCCCTGGACAAGATAAAGGAGATGTTAAAGGCGGATAAGTTCAGTGAGACGGCAATCATAAACCTCGGAAATGACATGCCCCTTAAATTAACCCTTAAGATGCCAAGCAATGAGGGAGAACTTAGTTTCCTCCTCGCTCCTCGAATAGAGGCAGAGGAATAA